A segment of the Prochlorococcus sp. RS04 genome:
GGATGTTAATGGAAGATTATTCAAGAAATATCTAAACCTATGGAAGTAGTCGAATAATGGGTGTGTAAAAGTAGAGCCGCCAATGGTAATTTTTTGACTTAATGATTTAACAGTACGTGGCTGTGCTTTCATTAATGCGTCAAAGAAATCCCCATGTCTATTTTCATCTTGACACCAATTTTCAAAGTAATTAAATAGTGGAAAAATTTTGCTATCAGGGTTCTTTTCGAGATGCCTATAAATTGCTATATATCTCCAATAACCTATTTTTTCGGATAAATAAGTAGCGTAAAAAATACTTCTTGGAGGGAAATAAGTGTAATCTTTATTGGCTGTTAAAAAACCTAAATCTAACTGAAGTCCAAAGTCACTCATAGATTTATTCAAGAAACCTGCATGTCTAGCTTCGTCTCTGGCCATATGGGCAAAACATTCGGCAAGAAGAGGGTTTTTGACTTTAATCCTTTTGCTAAGCTCCTTGTAAAGTAAAAAACCTGAAAATTCTGAAGTACAACTTCCCTCGAGAAAATCAACAAAAAGCTCTCTTGTCTCAGGATCTAATTTATCTGCAGCGCCTTCAAATTCACTATTTCTTACAAAATGATGTCTATTGTAATCTTTCCTAAATTCCTCACATATAGCTTCCAATTCCTCCTCGTTTATTGATAAATCCATATTTTCCATAGCCTCAAAGTCTGTTGTATAGAATCTTGGAGACAAAATTGTTTCTTTTGCTGGTATCTTTCCATTATTAATATCTTTTTTATTTTTTGATTCAACAGTTGATTGAGCCATTTTTTATTCGGTTTATTAATACTATTATTTACTATGATTTGTATTTTCGAGGGAAAAGTTAACTTGGTGTTATTGTTTTTCTAATTAACTCCTATTAACTTTTGCCCATTCAATCTTTGAAGTACTCTTGAAATTATTAATTTTAGGGTAATCCTTTTTTCATCAATAAGAAAAGATTCAATAATACTGGGTTGTTGATTAGGTTTTGATAAAGAAATACTTTTTAATGAACTAATGTCATCTCTCTCAAAGGATAACCAAAAGTTACATGTATCTTTAATTTCACAATTTATTACCCAACATTTATCTCCAGCAATAGGTCTATTTGTGTTAGTGAGTTTAATATTGTTTATTTCTAATCCTCTTTGATTAATTTCCTCAGTAAGTGAAGGAATTAGGTGTATGTTAATAAATTCTTGGAAAGGCTTTTTCTCTACTGGGAGTTCTTTTTTGGGTTTTGTTATAGGTTTTTCGGGGGTATTATTTTCATTTTTTATAACAACTTTAGTAGCAGAATCACCATTATTTATGTCTATATTGATAACTTTTTCTGATTTAGGTACTTTTATTTCCTCAGAGTTTGATTTAGTAGTATTGTCAGATATTTCTTTATTTAATTTATTATTTTTGTCTAAATTTTCTTCCATAAAAAAAAGTGTTTACTCCATTATAAATTAAAAAAACATTTTTTAATTAATTTATTTTTCTACCAATCATTATCTGCATTATCCCAGTCATCTTTAATATCTTGATTTGAATAACTTTGATCTTTTTTTAAATTATTATCATTCATATTTTTGACTACTCTGTAATTAACAGAAATTGTTGGTTGAGTTTCTCTAATATCCCTTTGTGGCGGCATCTCAACGTTTGGTTCCATTTCTTCCTCATTATTATTAGATACAAAATCATCTTCCACATTTTCGAAAGTATTTTTTCTGAAATTAGTACTAATAATTGTTGTATTCAATAAAGTGCTTACAAATAAACCAGAAAAAAACGAAATACTGATTAACTTACCTATACTTACTTCTTGAAGGGTCCATTTTAAGTATCTATATGAAGTCTTCTGATTATTATTTGTATATAATAAAATTTGAAAAATTATTATTAAAAAAAGAGTTAAAAGTAAATATTTTTTCTTAAACATAATTATAAAATGTTAGCTTAATTTTTTTTGGTTAATATTTCCATAATATATTTTGTGAAAATTTCTTTATGTTAATTCTA
Coding sequences within it:
- the acsF gene encoding magnesium-protoporphyrin IX monomethyl ester (oxidative) cyclase, whose protein sequence is MAQSTVESKNKKDINNGKIPAKETILSPRFYTTDFEAMENMDLSINEEELEAICEEFRKDYNRHHFVRNSEFEGAADKLDPETRELFVDFLEGSCTSEFSGFLLYKELSKRIKVKNPLLAECFAHMARDEARHAGFLNKSMSDFGLQLDLGFLTANKDYTYFPPRSIFYATYLSEKIGYWRYIAIYRHLEKNPDSKIFPLFNYFENWCQDENRHGDFFDALMKAQPRTVKSLSQKITIGGSTFTHPLFDYFHRFRYFLNNLPLTSKLWSRFFLLAVFATMYARDLGIKKDFYSSLGLDARDYDQFVINKTNETAARVFPVVMDVYDKSFYGRLDKIVENNKVLSDIANSDGNKVSKTFKKLPKYLSNGYQLLRLYLLKPLDSKDFQPSIR
- a CDS encoding DUF2996 domain-containing protein is translated as MEENLDKNNKLNKEISDNTTKSNSEEIKVPKSEKVINIDINNGDSATKVVIKNENNTPEKPITKPKKELPVEKKPFQEFINIHLIPSLTEEINQRGLEINNIKLTNTNRPIAGDKCWVINCEIKDTCNFWLSFERDDISSLKSISLSKPNQQPSIIESFLIDEKRITLKLIISRVLQRLNGQKLIGVN